The genomic window tgtcggcaaccctacggcgtccaccgctgttatgcggaacagtccttagggattttgttccctgttctaggagtacgtgcccttgaggacccactagttgtcgttgacattggttcgccttgctgagacatcgtctactttttttcaaaataacaaaaGTACACAATTCAGTGCTACAATCTATTACAATGAATTGAATGTAACTTATAAATAAATGaagcatataaataaactaaattgcacatctcacaATAATAGAATGAATTGAAtgtcacatataaataaattaaacgtatcatcaaatcctaaaatcataaattcacctcataccatctattcatccacatatcatgcatctatcactaaattcattaatgcaccacattccATCTATTCATCAACATGTCATCAATCAAAAAAATCATTCGTTCACCACATATCATCAATccctaaaatcatctatcactaaaatcatctatcactaaattcattaatgcaccacatttcatctattcatcatcatgtcatcaatcaactaaaatcatctatcactaaattcatcgcaacatccacatttcatcccaacatccacATTTCATCATTCACCACATGCAGGTAGCAGAGAgcggcgcgatggaggactCACCTGAGGTCGGCCGGGGAGGGGGgggctcggtggtggcggcgccaggctcggtggagggcgtcgctGGTCGGTGTAGAcgcatagccttcaaaattcctaaaagatttgtgaaactcttgtctttccatccactacttgccttcagcttcatttGGTCgaaggtaactgacaacttagtgtgtgttgctttgcatccagcgtacagaggcgtctcggaatcgctgaccaacctgctgaacttcattccatctctctcattctgggctgggtcctcaacgtcacgtaacatgtcttgcagcagatcgtgatccacatcaaccatttcaccgcccaatggagaaggtataaacatgtcatgctcatcttcatcttcctgattatgcgcaccacttctgtctgctgctgctccacttcctgattcttgctctccatgcttcacccaacatgtatagcccttcatgaatcctcgttgtatcagatgaccgtgtacgtcctctccgctatcaaacatattctcattcttgcaatctgcacatggacaacacatgtaattactgtttcttcttttccgatcctcctccgcggcgttcataaaatttattacgccttttctgtactccgtagaatgacgtttcaattttttcgcatacatccaacttcgatcaattgctacaaaataaaaaaaacaaattacatgcACATCTTATAAGATTagtattgcaaaagtaagacgtgatgaaattgctcaattaatgattaatagtactcacttgattgatccattttgatcacttttgggaattttctgttttccttggaaaaaagacaaaaaatgcCCCCTACAGCTTCCCACCAAAATAGTAaacagtgggatacagttacactagttggtggggggtatttatactgtgcaataaatatctgtaacggccctaaaacaatcaaccgtgacgggcatacaagtaatctctatcgggccttaataaaaccatgtcaaaaaagagtgtcatctgtgatgggcattaaacttatctcaatcaggcctctagttggagcccgtcatagatgacccttatctgtgacgggcttcttttagggaccgattgagatatggaaccctcatctcaatcgggcctcaactatggctcgtcacagataagtgtcatccgtgacgggctttagttttatgccgatataccatggctgtgcgatcatatctcaatcgggcgaaaTTTTGGCCCGATTaagattacttccttgtgacggcccgcaaattcTAGTCTTGTTATAGACCGTCACAGATgaaaggatctgtactagtgactGCAGCGTGCTAATGTATCCTGTTCTATTTCATTTCTACTTTCTACTGGCCTGTCTGCCCTTCGCGGGcggcgtcaaatatttctgACTGATGGGAGTAATTAACATATACATGTTGTTGCTTCTACTTGTTATTGTGTACTAATGACACATATTAGACCTTCGTTCCcctaaaaaaacacatattaGACCTTTAATTGCATCAATTAGGATGTCACATGTCATGATGTCAGCCTGGAAAGGAGCCTTAAAATAGAGAATGCCAAAACAAACAAGTACCAATGAGATGGGCTACCTACAATGTGGGAAAAGAAATATtcccttccttctctttttATATACAGGACGCATTATATTTCATTAGAACAATATTTTAACCCACGATTACCTTATTAATACATATTATCTTACACAAAACTGATGTTATTATAATTGTATTAAAAAATGCTTTCTCCAGGTTATAATTTTatatcacataaaaaaatatcggTAAAGACTTGTGCTgactaaaagaaaaggagggactATATGCCATCCTCGACCGTTCGTGATGGAATAAATGTGTTCGACCGTAGATTGTATTTTCTATGGAGCACATCATTAGTTCCAAAATCCATATACCATTCAATTACCAACAGATCGACATCccctataaaaataatttttataggCCCTAGACTTTTTATTTCACGAGCGGCCGAAAAGGAAAACCGGATGTGATGGTGGTTGAAACAACTTCATGATCACAAAGCGCCTATGACAGCCATCCGTAAAAATAGAAAGGTTTTACATATACTATTTAATATACTATTTAGAGCAATTTTATAGTCCTTGATAAGGTATCATATGATactaaaaatttagtgtaaaatttagtacctcaTAGTACAGATAGATATCAAGAGATACAAAATTTATAGTAAAAAAGTGATACCTCATGATACCTTCTtaagaaccgtaaaattgctgTACTATTTATGTAGAAAGTTACTATATCACTAAATACACTCACACGTATCTAAACAAAGAGCTCCATGTTCATGAAAAGCCCAAGCATGCCACATGAAGAAAACCGCAAAACACTGGCAAAACACATGAAAAGGAATACTTGACAACTCTGAAGCATTTTTGCAGAAGCTTaacacatctctctctctctctctctctctcaacttTCCAGCAATTCTTGaagaaatttttaaatatatgtagCCTAGATCAATTCCTGCCTAGCTAAAATCCGGGAAAATTCTCAAGCGTCACTGATGTGAAACGCCGCGCCTCCACCTTGCTCTTCATCCTCGGCCTTGTGGATCGGGAGTCCGTTACCCTCAGCTCTACTACCATGGAGCGGGTAGCAGCTGCTCATGCACGGCGACCTCCCCCTGAAGAAATCGCAGACTATCCCCATCACCCTGAACCAAATTATACCATATGCGTCAGCACtaagtatatatattaacaTTTGCTTGTAGCTTGTCTGATTATCAATTAATATATGCAATGTAATGTAATGTACGTAGCACGCACTCTCCCATGGCGATGACGGAGACGAAGGCGACGCCGGTGATGGCGATGACGTAGGCGCAGGAGGACATGAAGCGCGTGAAGCCGGCGATGTAGGCGCCGACGAGGCTGGCGAGGTCGATGAAGGTGGTGACCACGAGCGCCGCCACCTTGGTCTCCGTGCGGTAGAAGCGCTCGCTCATGAGCAGCACCATGATCACCAGCGACGTCACGAACGCCGTCGAGTTGAAGTAGTAGAACGTCTTGTACCTGGCGGCGACGCTGTCGCGGAGCACCGGGTCGCCGGCCCTGTGGCCGGCGGCCCTGTCGTCCTCCTGCCAGAACCCTCCGGGAGGGTTCAGCCCGGCCTGGTACGtcaccgacg from Oryza glaberrima chromosome 6, OglaRS2, whole genome shotgun sequence includes these protein-coding regions:
- the LOC127777990 gene encoding uncharacterized protein LOC127777990 translates to MDCSERIMSSETTRHHQHDVRERNAWFKEMRGWLMVLATVAASVTYQAGLNPPGGFWQEDDRAAGHRAGDPVLRDSVAARYKTFYYFNSTAFVTSLVIMVLLMSERFYRTETKVAALVVTTFIDLASLVGAYIAGFTRFMSSCAYVIAITGVAFVSVIAMGEVMGIVCDFFRGRSPCMSSCYPLHGSRAEGNGLPIHKAEDEEQGGGAAFHISDA